CCACCTGCCAGGCTAGGCGGCGACCCAATTTTATAGGCGGCGGAACGGCGTCAAACTGCTTGCGAGCGAGATGGCCGTGAATGGAAGCGATGCTTTTCCCAAGGATGATGGACAATTCTTCGATGTTGTAAAACCGTTTTGTGACCATGGGTACTCCTTCTATGAAGTGCAAACTATGAGCGCCAAGCATAAGCACATATCGCCAGAAAATGTCAATTACTCAAAATTTTCGCACCCCTACGCAAATTTTGCGTACCCCCCCCGCAAACTTTGCGCACCCATGATGCCGCTATTTCGCAGTTAAGACGTGGCAGTATCATTGAGTGCTACTGTGCAATATGGTGGAATGACATCGTCTGGCAGGGGCTTGCCAGCGAGGAAGAGGGAGGAAAGGCAGGTT
Above is a window of Desulfovibrio sp. TomC DNA encoding:
- a CDS encoding helix-turn-helix transcriptional regulator — translated: MVTKRFYNIEELSIILGKSIASIHGHLARKQFDAVPPPIKLGRRLAWQVESVDAWIDDKAAQADIKAKNSLGHALPPARRRGRPTKAEQRDRGGK